The following nucleotide sequence is from Halomonas chromatireducens.
CGGCGCGGTCGAGCAGGCTTCCCGTGGCGTGGCGAACCAGAAGCTCGGCGAATTGACCAAGCGGCTCGCTCCCCGGCTCATCCTGACCATCGAGCAGCCAGGCGAGCTGGGGCTCCAGCGTGTCGGCCAGACGCAACATGGCGGCGACCAGTGTGCGCGCACCCACGTCCGACGCCGGCGAGCTACCCGCGCCATCGGCCACCACCAGCACGGGGCGCCAGCCAGCAGCAGCCCCAGCAGCATCCTGGCAGGGCTGCGGGGTTGGCGCTTCAAGATGCGCCAGCCCCGGCACCGCCGTGGCCAGGGCCGTCCAGGCCCCCTCCTGCCGCTCAGGTTCGGCGTGGCTCAGCTCATCGGGCATGAAGCACCTGCGAATCCGGCTTCGCGCTGGGCCTGGCAAGTTCACGGGGGCACTCACCGGCTTCCAACTGCTGACGATACGTCGTCAAGGCGGCATGCCACTGCGGCAGTGTCGCGCGACGGCTCGGCGCGCTGGCACCCGCCGTGAAGGTGGTGACGAACATGTCGCGAATCGGCTCGGGCAGCTCGCGCCAGAGATCGTACCAGGCCCCCTGGGGCACATCGCGCTGGCCGTGTCCGTAAGCGAAGTTGCCGCGACGGAGATTGCGGACCGGGTCGTCGCCGCCGACGATATCGTAGGGGTGACGTCCCAGCATCAGGCACTTGAAGAGCACGATGGCCAGCGAGAACGCCTCGCTGCGGGGCGTGCGCACGATATCGCGGAAGGCGACGCCCTGATGCTCCTTGGGGGTCATGTCGGGGCTGCCCACCGGGCAGGGATAGAAGGTGCCGCCCATGCGCAGCTGGTAGCTGTCGCAGTCGATCAGCGTGACCTCCTGGGTCGAGGGCACGCAGAAGATATTGTTGAGGTTATAGTCGCCGATGCAGACGCCGGCGCGATGCAGCTGCTGGACGATCTCGACGAAGCGGATCAGATAATCGACGATCTGCCGGCGATCCAGCCCGGGGAAGTAGCGCTGATAGAGCAGCGCATGGGCCAGAAAGCCCATCCTGACGCCCCGGGCCCGATACATGGCGAAGCCGATCCAGCGGTGCTTGTCGTCGAAGACGCGGATCAGGGGCCAGCAGACGTCACGGGTCATGTGCGCATCGCGCAGTTCACGCATCGCCTCCACCTTGCGGTGCAGCTCGTCGCCACGCTTGTCGAGGACCTCGGGGTAGTACCACTTGA
It contains:
- a CDS encoding kinase, translating into MTDSLGKTRRLGKRLERGGEGEIFALQERPDVIVKWYYPEVLDKRGDELHRKVEAMRELRDAHMTRDVCWPLIRVFDDKHRWIGFAMYRARGVRMGFLAHALLYQRYFPGLDRRQIVDYLIRFVEIVQQLHRAGVCIGDYNLNNIFCVPSTQEVTLIDCDSYQLRMGGTFYPCPVGSPDMTPKEHQGVAFRDIVRTPRSEAFSLAIVLFKCLMLGRHPYDIVGGDDPVRNLRRGNFAYGHGQRDVPQGAWYDLWRELPEPIRDMFVTTFTAGASAPSRRATLPQWHAALTTYRQQLEAGECPRELARPSAKPDSQVLHAR